A window of the Gossypium arboreum isolate Shixiya-1 chromosome 2, ASM2569848v2, whole genome shotgun sequence genome harbors these coding sequences:
- the LOC108479793 gene encoding UPF0496 protein At2g18630-like has protein sequence MQGKMRAWRGTLEKKWESLETWRRVSDALFVAAFISVLVFSAVGAALSVKLVVTALTSVLTVAIVPPWKWYDECWNHNKEKVKKQKKLTNTMLFFAPCTIDISGDVGLLEIKIKSLMRTIDIVLGEEYLLKVAMNEINEKSIHIVKTITDLLWQADNCGRNIRKNWQKILQQMIDYPWEL, from the coding sequence ATGCAAGGGAAGATGCGAGCTTGGAGAGGAACGCTCGAAAAGAAATGGGAGTCATTGGAAACATGGAGGAGGGTGTCGGATGCCTTGTTTGTTGCTGCTTTCATATCTGTGTTGGTTTTTTCCGCGGTGGGGGCAGCCTTGTCCGTGAAGCTTGTAGTGACTGCTTTGACTAGTGTATTGACAGTTGCTATAGTTCCGCCATGGAAATGGTACGACGAGTGTTGGAATCATAACAAGGAAAAGGTGAAAAAGCAGAAGAAATTAACAAATACAATGTTGTTCTTTGCTCCTTGTACAATCGACATAAGCGGGGATGTGGGCCTATTGGAAATTAAGATCAAGTCACTGATGAGGACCATTGATATCGTGCTCGGAGAAGAATATTTGTTGAAGGTCGCAATGAATGAGATCAATGAAAAGTCTATACATATTGTGAAAACCATCACAGATTTGCTTTGGCAGGCCGATAACTGTGGTCGTAATATTAGGAAGAATTGGCAAAAGATTTTGCAGCAGATGATAGACTATCCTTGGGAACTTTAG
- the LOC108479800 gene encoding UPF0496 protein At2g18630-like — MASSISSEPSFIIEVQPDSRSEAGSSLNRVANSDSDTLPNRTHNVINSLAVDSNLKSFMKEYFDNLKKTPEFCTAFKDSLEHDRNNHGIIESAVKCYEDKLEVGTVERNSVEALEELRRFKAAEESFVQKFLEQKRMAHMRYESMQGKVCARKKTLEKKVESWETWRRVSVAFLVAAFISMLVFSVVAVIISAKPVITTLAGALTTAIVPLGTWCNKYWKRNKEKIKMKKKLTAIMEIYGSSATTIWMQVEELEIKKTSLSHSVDCVLTEGYTLKVGMDDINEKLKHVTSIITDLLRETDGCSCKFRTDWEGIQRQMMLML; from the coding sequence ATGGCATCATCTATTAGTTCTGAACCGTCATTCATAATTGAAGTGCAACCGGATTCCCGATCCGAAGCTGGATCGAGCTTGAACAGGGTTGCTAATAGTGATAGTGATACTCTCCCGAATCGTACTCACAATGTCATCAACTCACTTGCGGTTGATTCGAACTTGAAGTCTTTCATGAAGGAATATTTCGACAACCTCAAAAAGACTCCAGAGTTCTGTACTGCCTTTAAGGATAGCCTCGAACATGATCGAAACAATCACGGAATTATTGAGTCGGCGGTTAAATGTTATGAGGACAAATTAGAAGTCGGGACCGTCGAGAGGAATTCCGTTGAGGCCTTGGAGGAACTGAGGAGGTTCAAAGCAGCTGAAGAGTCTTTCGTTCAGAAGTTCCTTGAACAGAAAAGAATGGCCCATATGCGGTACGAATCGATGCAAGGGAAGGTGTGTGCTCGGAAGAAAACGCTCGAAAAGAAAGTGGAATCATGGGAAACATGGAGGAGGGTGTCAGTGGCCTTTCTTGTTGCCGCTTTTATTTCCATGTTGGTTTTTTCCGTGGTGGCGGTAATCATATCCGCAAAGCCTGTCATAACAACTTTGGCAGGTGCGTTGACGACTGCTATAGTTCCGTTGGGAACATGGTGCAACAAGTATTGGAAGCGGAACAAGGAAAAGATAAAGATGAAGAAGAAGTTAACAGCTATAATGGAGATCTATGGTTCTAGTGCAACCACCATATGGATGCAAGTTGAAGAATTGGAAATTAAGAAAACGTCACTGTCTCACTCCGTTGATTGCGTGCTCACAGAAGGATATACTTTGAAGGTTGGGATGGATGATATCAACGAAAAATTGAAACATGTTACTTCTATCATCACAGATTTGCTTCGAGAGACCGATGGCTGTAGCTGTAAATTTAGGACGGATTGGGAAGGGATTCAGCGGCAGATGATGCTCATGCTCTAG
- the LOC108466153 gene encoding UPF0496 protein At2g18630-like: MMGCQSSKTKGGNAESISQVKPDSQLEADLSSYEAACRQDSTLQHFDVTLQEHTNSVIGTLAVSSGVQSISFNTLQEVTCCLLETNQAVVKVILECQRDIWNNSELFSLVEEYFENSKKTLDFCTMLENCLKRARNDQLIIQLAVKYFDEEVGLEVGVNEKKFVKTLEELRRFKVADKPFPKEFFVLLDLVRKQQESMLGKLLVRKRKLDKKLKSLKTWRRVSNVLFVATFVSVLIFSVVAAAVSAPPVVTALASALTVPIGSVGKWCTSLWKRYEKEVKEQMGLTTTMELFARITIYDMDDIRVLVTNLEIKIESLLKTANFALGEEDALKLAMDEIKKKLGEFMEIIEKLGQQADKCSHDIRMARAVILHRMMTHSSTSTTGDMPLDL; the protein is encoded by the coding sequence ATGATGGGATGTCAATCGAGTAAAACCAAAGGGGGTAATGCCGAATCGATATCGCAAGTTAAACCGGATTCTCAGTTAGAAGCTGATTTGAGTTCGTACGAGGCTGCTTGTAGACAAGATTCAACTCTGCAACATTTCGATGTGACTCTCCAGGAACATACTAACAGTGTCATCGGCACGCTTGCGGTCAGTTCGGGTGTTCAATCGATATCCTTTAACACGCTCCAAGAGGTTACCTGTTGTCTTCTCGAAACAAATCAGGCAGTAGTGAAAGTCATTTTGGAATGTCAAAGAGATATATGGAACAATTCAGAGTTATTTTCTTTGGTTGAGGAATACTTTGAGAACAGCAAGAAGACTTTAGATTTTTGTACCATGCTCGAGAATTGCCTCAAACGAGCTCGGAATGATCAGTTGATTATTCAATTGGCGGTTAAGTATTTCGATGAAGAGGTCGGGTTAGAAGTTGGGGTCAATGAGAAGAAATTCGTGAAGACCTTGGAAGAACTGAGGAGATTTAAAGTAGCTGACAAGCCCTTCCCGAAGGAGTTCTTTGTACTGTTAGATTTGGTCCGTAAGCAGCAAGAATCGATGCTAGGGAAGTTGCTAGTTCGGAAAAGGAAGCTTGATAAGAaattaaaatctttaaaaacaTGGAGGAGAGTGTCGAATGTCTTGTTTGTAGCAACGTTTGTCTCCGTGTTGATTTTTTCCGTGGTGGCAGCAGCCGTATCTGCACCACCTGTTGTGACAGCTTTAGCAAGTGCATTGACGGTTCCTATCGGTTCGGTTGGAAAATGGTGCACCTCTCTTTGGAAGCGGTACGAGAAAGAGGTGAAAGAGCAGATGGGGTTAACAACCACAATGGAGCTCTTTGCTCGCATTACGATTTATGATATGGATGACATAAGGGTGCTCGTGACCAATTTAGAGATTAAAATCGAGTCATTATTGAAGACTGCCAATTTTGCACTCGGTGAAGAAGATGCATTGAAGCTTGCAATGGATGAAATCAAGAAAAAGTTAGGAGAATTTATGGAAATCATCGAGAAATTAGGTCAACAAGCCGATAAGTGTAGCCATGATATTAGGATGGCCAGGGCAGTGATTTTGCACCGGATGATGACACACTCTAGCACATCAACAACCGGAGACATGCCTTTGGATCTCTAG